Part of the Besnoitia besnoiti strain Bb-Ger1 chromosome Unknown contig00015, whole genome shotgun sequence genome is shown below.
CTACTGTCGAATGAATGCTTCTACGTATCTCTATCTCTGAGACTGCCGCACTCACACAAGCCAGCATGAGTTGGACGCCGCCTCTTGCGTAGACAGCGCCGGTTCGTGAAGCtttccgcgcggctgcgtaaTAGGGGGATGCATCGCTTTTGTAGCGGCCGGATACTGCACGCGAACTCCTTAGCCACTACCAATAGCAGAACCTGGCGGGGCCTTTAGTTGCCTACGCATGTCTCCTCAGGTACAGCAGAAACCACGCCGCATCGTCATCGAGGACCAACCAGGCAGGTCGTTTGTTCGCGTTTCCTGCATCGCACGCGTCGTTTTTTaggcgtctctctgtcgtTTCGGCTCTCGGTTCCGTGTCGTGGTATCTGCGCCGTCCACGGCTTTGCAACCCGACTTCTGCGTGCTGCTTCGTTGGAAGTTCCATCGACCCTTTGTTTCCCTCCATTCCTCTTGGTCGGTTCGCGTCGCAGACTCGGACTGCGACGATGACCACGCGTCTGGGGGCTAGCCTCATGTCTCGCTCTTCAAGACTCTCGCGGGATTTGCTCCCACTGCCTTCTGAGTTCACGTGCTGCGCCACCTGTCTTCTTGTGCGTGCAGTGGCCGTTTGGGTCTGCAAAGGGCAGGCCTTCGCCATTGACGCTAACTGCTACCATGCAGGCGGCCCTCTCGAGGTAAGGGTTTCTTGTCTCTGGGGCTTTGCCcttcgcgcgaggcgtgcAGAGCGTTCGCAGCCCTTTCTGCTGCTCTCCTCTCGAATTCCTGCGTAAATAGACAACTCGAGACTTCTCTGCGTGCCTGTGCCCGCTTCACTTCAAATCGCGTTGCCAGCGTGTGTGGGCCCTCGCAGAAAGCGGACGACATCGAAGACATCGCCGGGCAGGTACGCGTCACTCTCCTAGAGCTAGCGCTGAGCACGgtgtggaggcggcgaagctgcaggATCCTCCGTCCAGTctgggcgaggaggcgaccggTGCCGCGAACCGGCGGGTTTTTATGCGCTAGggcgggagggcgacggggggggggggggcgggggggagaagTCGTGGAGGCCGGGAGAGACAAACAGCCTGCGGGTGTAAAGGAGTTCTCCTGTTCAGTGAGGCTTGCGCACCAGAGTGCGCAAAGACTCGACGCTTCTCTGTAGTCCGCGCAGCAGTGCCTCTGCGAATCTACTGTTCTGGCAACCGTAGCGGGGACGCGGCCGCTCGTCTGTGAGAGTGATCGGAACGCCTGCACGtgagccgcgaggcccttTTCAACAGCCTCAGACGCGAGTCGCCAGTGTTCGAGGATATACGTGGACTGAGTCTGCCAGGAGGTCATGTCGTCACGGATTCACTCGTgggcgaggcgtctgcggtgTACCTCGACGCATTGGTGATTCGTGTCACAAGAATCGACCCCTGCTTGATGTTCAGGCTTGCATTCGCTGCCCGCTTCATAAGTTTGTGATCTCGATCGAAACTGGCGAATCCTTTTATCAGGTGCGTCTGTACGGGCTGTTGCAAACCGTCTGTCTTCCCAAGTGCTTGATTCGGCGCCCTCAAACGCATTTTCCGTGTGCGTCTATGGCACGCGCACGAGCCGAACGGGATCCATTTGTCCCGACTGCTTCAGGCATCCAGTACGGTACATTGTCGCGGAACATGCATACGTGATCCCAAGTGATACTGATGTGTGAAGATCTAGTTTTCCTGGTGGTGAGCGCatttcgtctgcgcctgcgggtGCTAGTGGGCGCAGAACTGAATCTTCCGCTGATGTTTGTTGTTGTATTCACAGttggatatatatatatatatgtatgctaATCCCCCGCATACGTAGCCTGAGATGAAGGCGAATCTGCATagttcgtcgcggcgccgctgagggCGGTGGAAGGGCGGCTAAGCCAATGTCTTTCAatgtatatagatacagTCGGACCGGTATACGAAGGAATAGATATACGCTTCTTGGGTTCTCGGAGCCACGTGCTGCGATCTGTGTGCGAATTGTCTCCTGGTTCACCGTTTCAGCCGGTTGAATTCGAGAGGTCGA
Proteins encoded:
- a CDS encoding rieske [2fe-2s] domain-containing protein (encoded by transcript BESB_029140) — protein: METHVDAQGRTWYSVHTVGEWPFGSAKGRPSPLTLTATMQAALSRRSCRHGFTRGRGVCGVPRRIGDSCHKNRPLLDVQACIRCPLHKFVISIETGESFYQPVEFERSTETGKIVPKPLPWRSHGVKQRTHLTKVEGQRVWISLLARDRPVASDKFAKAFLNRA